In Acidobacteriota bacterium, one genomic interval encodes:
- a CDS encoding FAD-dependent oxidoreductase, which yields MRIKRHPILTFERGREITFDFEGRKIKAYEGESIAASLHAAGIRVLSESLRFHRPRGFFCAIGKCSSCLMEVDGVPNVRTCIEPVRPGIKVRRQKGGIGRINIEVEKKIHQKPELETVKTDIAVVGGGPAGLSAAIYGAKYGARIVVVEENPRLGGQLIKQTHKFFGSHSQFASVRGIEIAERLSGEIPGDKVDIITHSSVVGYFPEEKTLIAYGEGKLIKIVPERLIVATGAQENFLPFEGNDLPGVYGAGAIQTLMNVYGIIPGNKVLMVGAGNIGVIVSYQLLQAGVKVAAIVEAMPKIGAYQVHASKVARAGVPIYTRHTIKKAIGKEKVEGAVIVALDEKWNEVPGTERELEVDTICLAIGLTPSTELLSQAGCEMRYIPELGGPVPWHDEDLETSVSGIYVAGDASGIDEASTAMLEGRLTGVAAAEDLFGATKTTRKEKEEIIRALDELREGPFGERVRIGKQKLLTGGAR from the coding sequence ATGAGGATTAAGAGACATCCGATCCTCACCTTCGAGAGGGGACGGGAGATAACCTTTGACTTCGAGGGGCGTAAGATAAAAGCCTACGAAGGGGAGTCAATCGCTGCCTCCCTCCATGCTGCCGGCATCAGGGTCCTCTCGGAAAGCCTTCGCTTTCACCGCCCCCGCGGTTTCTTCTGCGCCATCGGCAAATGTTCCTCCTGCCTGATGGAGGTGGACGGGGTGCCCAATGTGAGGACCTGTATCGAGCCCGTCCGCCCAGGGATAAAGGTGAGAAGGCAAAAAGGGGGCATCGGCAGGATAAACATCGAGGTGGAGAAAAAGATTCACCAAAAGCCCGAGCTCGAAACGGTAAAGACCGACATCGCGGTGGTTGGCGGTGGTCCTGCAGGGCTCTCCGCTGCCATCTACGGAGCTAAGTACGGGGCGAGGATTGTGGTCGTCGAGGAGAACCCAAGGCTCGGAGGGCAATTGATAAAACAGACCCATAAATTCTTCGGCTCTCACTCCCAGTTTGCCTCGGTTAGGGGGATCGAGATCGCAGAGCGCCTCTCCGGTGAGATACCGGGGGACAAGGTTGACATCATCACCCACTCCTCGGTAGTGGGCTATTTCCCCGAGGAAAAAACGCTCATCGCCTACGGCGAGGGAAAGCTGATCAAGATCGTACCGGAACGGCTCATCGTAGCAACCGGAGCTCAGGAGAACTTCCTCCCCTTCGAGGGGAACGATCTTCCCGGGGTTTACGGTGCCGGCGCCATCCAGACACTGATGAATGTCTACGGCATCATCCCGGGGAACAAGGTGTTGATGGTTGGGGCAGGAAATATCGGGGTGATCGTGAGCTATCAGCTTCTTCAGGCAGGGGTGAAGGTGGCGGCGATAGTCGAAGCGATGCCCAAGATAGGCGCCTACCAGGTGCACGCCTCCAAGGTAGCCCGGGCAGGGGTCCCCATCTACACGAGACACACTATAAAGAAAGCCATCGGAAAGGAGAAGGTGGAAGGAGCGGTCATCGTGGCGCTCGATGAGAAGTGGAACGAGGTACCGGGCACCGAACGGGAGCTCGAAGTCGATACCATCTGCCTCGCCATCGGCTTAACCCCATCTACCGAACTCCTCTCCCAGGCTGGCTGTGAGATGCGATATATCCCGGAACTCGGCGGTCCCGTCCCCTGGCACGATGAGGACCTGGAGACGAGCGTCTCCGGCATCTATGTGGCGGGGGATGCCTCGGGCATCGATGAAGCGAGTACCGCGATGCTCGAGGGAAGACTAACCGGAGTAGCAGCCGCCGAAGACCTCTTCGGAGCAACCAAAACCACGAGAAAGGAAAAGGAAGAGATAATAAGAGCTCTCGACGAACTCCGTGAGGGACCGTTCGGCGAGCGGGTGAGGATCGGTAAGCAAAAATTGCTGACGGGAGGTGCCCGATGA
- a CDS encoding 4Fe-4S binding protein — MSYLENGIVSPEEITLPDEKRRKKGPYAVIECVQRIPCDPCASSCPFKAITIEGSINELPKINYELCTGCGVCVSLCPGLAIFIIDESKEGEEGIVGIPYEFLPLPEAGEEVILLDRGGKEIGKGKVERVKKDKKTKTPVVYVRVPRERIMDARFIKREGGK; from the coding sequence ATGAGCTACCTGGAAAATGGAATCGTATCGCCTGAGGAGATAACCCTCCCCGACGAAAAGCGGAGAAAGAAAGGACCTTATGCGGTTATCGAATGCGTCCAGCGGATACCTTGTGATCCCTGTGCCAGCTCCTGCCCCTTCAAGGCGATAACCATCGAGGGCTCAATAAACGAGCTACCGAAGATAAACTACGAGCTCTGCACCGGTTGCGGCGTTTGTGTTAGTCTCTGCCCCGGTCTCGCCATCTTCATCATAGACGAGAGCAAAGAGGGAGAGGAGGGGATAGTAGGAATACCCTATGAGTTCTTACCCTTGCCTGAAGCGGGCGAAGAGGTGATCCTCCTTGACAGAGGAGGAAAGGAAATAGGCAAGGGTAAGGTGGAACGGGTAAAGAAGGACAAAAAGACGAAGACCCCTGTGGTCTATGTACGGGTGCCTCGGGAAAGGATAATGGACGCCCGGTTCATAAAGAGGGAGGGGGGGAAATGA
- a CDS encoding (2Fe-2S)-binding protein, whose translation MTEGKRIVCRCEDITYEEVVAAIEEGYTTLEEIKRVLRCGMGTCQGRTCSRIITGIIARMKKIPPNEIKQITKRPPLRPIPIKALIGEKDGENR comes from the coding sequence ATGACTGAAGGAAAAAGGATCGTCTGCAGATGTGAGGATATCACCTATGAGGAGGTGGTCGCCGCCATCGAGGAGGGCTACACCACCTTAGAAGAGATAAAACGAGTTCTTCGCTGTGGAATGGGTACCTGCCAGGGAAGAACCTGTAGCAGGATAATCACCGGAATAATCGCCCGGATGAAGAAGATCCCGCCGAACGAGATAAAACAGATAACCAAAAGACCCCCCCTAAGACCGATCCCAATCAAGGCATTGATAGGAGAGAAAGATGGAGAGAACCGCTGA
- a CDS encoding FAD-binding oxidoreductase produces MERTADVIIIGGGAIGLSTAYHLTKRKVKTIVIEKNYLTSGSTGRCIGGVRQQYATPTTIKIAMESVDFFKRAEEELGLDVEWYAGGYLFLAFTEDEEKTFKKAIEIQQKNGLDVSFISADECFKIVPMMYAPGLRGGAYCPSDGQADPFKVCYGFAKRIRENGGRIISPSEVVEIRIKGDKVHSVITNNGEEFFADVVVNAAGPWAKDLCRLVGLDVPIEPERHEAMITERVARLWDPMLVDYRPDGSYFYQRVTGQIIGCYTPDPNVPGIRTDSSLEFFFEMPRRMSNLVPALSQVSVLRHWAGCYSMTPDGSPIVDETEIEGFFIAGGMCGHGFMFSPAIGEHLANYIVEKDWGLPWDEFKLTREFKGKEALR; encoded by the coding sequence ATGGAGAGAACCGCTGATGTCATCATAATCGGCGGCGGGGCAATAGGCCTTTCCACCGCCTACCACCTTACAAAGCGTAAGGTGAAAACGATAGTGATCGAGAAAAACTATCTCACCTCTGGCTCGACCGGGCGTTGCATCGGTGGGGTGCGCCAACAGTACGCTACTCCTACCACGATAAAGATAGCGATGGAATCGGTTGATTTCTTCAAGCGTGCCGAGGAGGAACTCGGTTTAGATGTCGAGTGGTATGCCGGGGGCTATCTCTTCCTCGCCTTTACCGAGGATGAGGAGAAGACCTTCAAGAAGGCGATTGAGATCCAGCAAAAAAACGGGCTCGATGTATCGTTCATCTCAGCTGATGAATGCTTCAAAATTGTCCCGATGATGTACGCCCCAGGCTTGAGGGGAGGCGCCTACTGTCCCTCCGATGGCCAAGCAGACCCGTTCAAGGTATGCTACGGCTTTGCAAAAAGGATAAGGGAAAACGGCGGAAGGATCATTTCCCCTTCCGAGGTGGTGGAGATAAGGATAAAGGGGGACAAGGTTCACTCCGTTATCACCAACAACGGAGAAGAATTCTTCGCCGATGTGGTAGTGAACGCTGCTGGTCCTTGGGCAAAGGATCTGTGCCGGTTGGTAGGACTCGATGTCCCCATCGAACCGGAGCGGCATGAGGCGATGATAACGGAACGGGTCGCTCGCCTTTGGGATCCAATGCTGGTCGATTACCGCCCTGACGGGAGCTATTTCTACCAGAGGGTTACCGGGCAGATCATAGGCTGTTATACCCCCGATCCCAATGTCCCCGGGATAAGGACAGATTCCTCGCTCGAGTTCTTCTTCGAGATGCCCCGACGGATGAGCAACCTCGTTCCCGCCCTTTCCCAGGTTTCGGTGCTCAGGCATTGGGCGGGTTGCTATTCAATGACCCCAGACGGAAGCCCAATAGTGGATGAGACGGAGATCGAGGGGTTCTTCATCGCTGGTGGGATGTGTGGGCACGGGTTTATGTTCTCTCCGGCTATCGGCGAGCATTTGGCGAACTACATCGTGGAGAAAGATTGGGGTCTTCCCTGGGATGAGTTCAAGCTAACCCGCGAATTCAAGGGCAAAGAAGCCCTCCGCTGA